In one Mesorhizobium australicum genomic region, the following are encoded:
- a CDS encoding septation protein A, with amino-acid sequence MNEPILEREPADPKKKEINPLLKFVLELGPLLVFFFANARGEWLAARFPALADLGGPIFIATGLFMAATAIALAVSWSLTRTLPIMPLVSGVVVFVFGGLTLWLQDATFIKMKPTIVNTLFGGVLLGGLLFGRSLLGYVFDSAFKLDAEGWRKLTLRWGLFFLFLAVVNEVVWRNFSEETWVAFKVWGIMPITIAFTLLQMPLIIRHSTEELGKK; translated from the coding sequence ATGAACGAACCGATCCTCGAACGCGAACCGGCCGATCCGAAGAAGAAAGAGATCAATCCGCTGCTCAAGTTCGTGCTCGAACTCGGGCCGCTGCTGGTCTTCTTCTTCGCCAATGCGCGCGGCGAGTGGCTGGCGGCGCGCTTCCCGGCGCTGGCCGATCTCGGCGGGCCGATCTTCATCGCCACCGGCCTGTTCATGGCCGCGACGGCCATCGCGCTCGCCGTCTCGTGGTCGCTGACCCGCACGCTGCCGATCATGCCGCTGGTGTCGGGCGTGGTGGTCTTCGTCTTCGGCGGCCTGACGCTCTGGCTGCAGGACGCGACCTTCATCAAGATGAAGCCGACCATCGTCAACACGCTGTTCGGCGGCGTCCTTCTCGGCGGCCTGCTCTTCGGCCGGTCGCTGCTCGGCTATGTCTTCGATTCCGCCTTCAAGCTCGACGCCGAAGGCTGGCGCAAGCTGACGCTGCGCTGGGGCCTGTTCTTCCTCTTCCTCGCCGTCGTCAACGAAGTGGTCTGGCGCAACTTCTCGGAAGAGACCTGGGTGGCGTTCAAGGTCTGGGGCATCATGCCCATCACCATCGCCTTCACGCTGCTGCAGATGCCGCTGATCATCCGGCACTCGACCGAGGAACTCGGCAAGAAATAA
- a CDS encoding DsbE family thiol:disulfide interchange protein yields the protein MTPQAEPAPRRRAWLALLPLVAFLALAALFMTQLMSGKDNSVVPSALIGAQAPSTDLPPLDGVGLPGLASSAFAGKVTLVNVWASWCAPCRQEHPLLMGLSADKRIVVTGLNYKDTPENARRFLGSLGNPFAAIGVDATGSTTIDWGVYGVPETFLVGKDGRILYKHVGPFTPESIRDDLMPQIEKALAG from the coding sequence GTGACGCCGCAGGCTGAGCCCGCGCCCAGGCGCAGGGCCTGGCTCGCGCTGCTGCCGCTCGTGGCGTTCCTGGCGCTCGCGGCGCTGTTCATGACGCAGCTGATGTCCGGCAAGGACAATTCGGTCGTGCCCTCGGCGCTGATCGGCGCGCAGGCCCCTTCGACTGACCTGCCGCCTCTGGACGGCGTCGGCCTGCCCGGCCTCGCCTCGTCCGCCTTCGCCGGCAAGGTGACACTGGTGAACGTCTGGGCCTCGTGGTGCGCGCCCTGCCGTCAGGAGCATCCGCTGCTGATGGGCCTCTCAGCCGACAAGCGGATCGTCGTGACAGGCCTGAACTACAAGGACACGCCGGAGAACGCGCGCCGTTTCCTCGGCAGCCTCGGCAATCCGTTCGCCGCCATCGGCGTCGACGCAACCGGCTCGACGACGATCGACTGGGGCGTCTACGGCGTGCCGGAAACCTTCCTCGTCGGCAAGGACGGCCGCATCCTCTACAAGCATGTCGGCCCGTTCACGCCGGAATCGATCCGCGACGACCTGATGCCGCAGATCGAGAAGGCGCTGGCCGGCTGA
- the ccmD gene encoding heme exporter protein CcmD, whose amino-acid sequence MNHVLFVTAAYLVSALGLAGLGAWILLDQRARQKELADLEAAGATRRSERKARSDAAG is encoded by the coding sequence ATGAACCACGTCCTCTTCGTCACCGCCGCTTATCTCGTTTCGGCGCTCGGCCTTGCCGGCCTCGGTGCGTGGATTCTGCTCGACCAGCGGGCCCGGCAGAAGGAACTCGCGGATCTCGAAGCAGCCGGTGCGACGCGCCGCTCGGAACGGAAGGCCCGCAGTGACGCCGCAGGCTGA
- a CDS encoding heme ABC transporter permease — protein sequence MSDAATQPLRFADLANPTRFLDLSGKALPWLGALALVVTGIGLAMGFAAPEDYQQGITVRIMYIHVPFAWISMMCYVVMALAALGTLVWKHPLADVSLKAAAPIGAVFTALALATGSIWGRPMWGTWWVWDGRLTSVFVLFLMYLGLIALTRALDDPARSARAAAIVTLVGVINIPIIKFSVEWWNTLHQPASVIRLDGPTIHPSLLWPLLVSALGFTLLFFTLHLMAMRAEIWRRRVAVMRRMMARRADREVAA from the coding sequence ATGAGCGATGCCGCCACACAGCCGCTGCGATTTGCCGACCTCGCCAATCCGACGCGGTTCCTCGACCTGTCGGGCAAGGCGCTGCCGTGGCTCGGCGCGCTCGCGCTTGTCGTCACGGGCATAGGCCTCGCCATGGGCTTCGCCGCGCCCGAGGACTACCAGCAGGGCATCACGGTCAGGATCATGTATATCCACGTGCCTTTCGCGTGGATTTCGATGATGTGCTACGTGGTGATGGCGCTGGCGGCCTTGGGCACGCTGGTCTGGAAACATCCGCTCGCCGACGTGTCGCTGAAAGCGGCGGCACCCATCGGCGCCGTATTCACCGCGCTCGCGCTCGCCACCGGGTCGATCTGGGGCCGGCCGATGTGGGGCACCTGGTGGGTCTGGGACGGGCGGCTGACCTCGGTCTTCGTGCTCTTTCTGATGTATCTCGGCCTGATCGCGCTCACCCGGGCGCTTGACGATCCGGCGCGGTCTGCCCGCGCGGCGGCGATCGTGACGCTGGTCGGCGTCATCAACATCCCAATCATCAAGTTCTCCGTCGAATGGTGGAACACGCTGCACCAGCCGGCGTCGGTGATCCGGCTCGATGGGCCGACCATTCATCCGAGCCTGCTCTGGCCGCTGCTGGTGTCGGCGCTGGGGTTCACGCTGCTGTTCTTCACGCTCCACCTGATGGCGATGCGTGCCGAGATCTGGCGCCGGCGCGTGGCCGTGATGCGCCGCATGATGGCGCGGCGGGCCGACCGCGAGGTTGCGGCATGA
- the ccmB gene encoding heme exporter protein CcmB, giving the protein MLALYLRDLRLGVRAGGGALVGVLFFLVVITVAPFAIGPEMNLLARIGPAMLWVGALLASLLGLDRLFQADREDGSLDLLVIGSSRHMMAMVVFVKCLAHWTTSVLPLVVAAPLLALFMNMSFASALGTALTLLVGTPAITFIGAAGAAVAVSLPRGGLLVTVLVLPLVIPVLIFGVSAAYAVTAEPDPFLPPFLMLVALTLFFAVIGPLAAGYALRHAAD; this is encoded by the coding sequence ATGCTAGCCCTCTACCTCCGCGATCTTCGCCTCGGCGTCCGCGCGGGCGGCGGCGCGCTGGTCGGGGTGCTGTTCTTTCTCGTCGTCATCACGGTGGCGCCGTTCGCGATCGGGCCGGAGATGAACCTGCTCGCCCGCATCGGCCCCGCGATGCTCTGGGTCGGCGCGCTTCTGGCCAGCCTGCTCGGCCTCGACCGATTGTTCCAGGCCGACCGCGAGGACGGTTCGCTCGACCTGCTGGTCATCGGCTCCAGCCGCCACATGATGGCGATGGTCGTCTTCGTCAAATGCCTGGCGCATTGGACGACGAGCGTGCTGCCGCTGGTCGTCGCCGCGCCGCTGCTGGCGCTGTTCATGAACATGAGTTTCGCTTCCGCGCTCGGCACGGCGCTGACGCTCCTCGTCGGCACGCCTGCGATCACCTTCATCGGTGCGGCGGGAGCCGCCGTTGCCGTGTCGCTGCCGCGGGGCGGGCTGCTGGTGACAGTCCTGGTGCTGCCGCTGGTGATCCCGGTGCTGATCTTCGGCGTCTCGGCCGCCTATGCGGTGACGGCGGAGCCCGACCCGTTCCTGCCGCCGTTCCTCATGCTCGTGGCACTCACACTGTTCTTCGCCGTGATCGGTCCGCTGGCTGCCGGATATGCGCTGAGACATGCGGCGGATTAG
- the ccmA gene encoding heme ABC exporter ATP-binding protein CcmA, giving the protein MRLVADNLAGDRGGEPVFDGVSFALSNGECLIVTGENGSGKSTLLRIVAGLLPASGGSVKLEGGGEEWPDVMSACHHLGDRNAMKPALTVTENLKFRQDFLGRPFLSAEEALEEVALPSVASLPFGYLSTGQRRRVAIAGLLVAFRPVWLLDEPTAGLDLGSERRFAALMRAHLEDGGIIVAATHVPLGIEGAKELVMGGGGSK; this is encoded by the coding sequence ATGCGGCTTGTCGCGGACAATCTGGCGGGCGATCGCGGCGGCGAACCGGTCTTCGACGGCGTGTCTTTCGCGCTTTCGAACGGCGAATGCCTGATCGTCACCGGCGAGAACGGCAGCGGCAAGTCGACGCTGCTCAGGATCGTCGCCGGACTGCTGCCCGCCTCGGGCGGATCGGTGAAGCTCGAAGGTGGCGGAGAGGAATGGCCGGACGTGATGTCGGCCTGCCACCATCTCGGCGACCGCAATGCCATGAAGCCGGCTCTGACGGTGACGGAGAACCTGAAATTCCGTCAGGATTTCCTCGGCCGGCCGTTCCTGTCGGCGGAGGAGGCGCTGGAAGAGGTCGCCCTGCCCAGCGTCGCCTCGCTGCCCTTCGGCTATCTCTCGACGGGCCAGCGACGCCGCGTGGCGATTGCTGGCCTGCTGGTTGCCTTCCGCCCCGTCTGGCTGCTCGACGAGCCAACTGCCGGGCTCGACCTCGGCTCGGAACGGCGCTTTGCGGCGCTGATGCGGGCGCATCTGGAGGATGGCGGCATCATCGTCGCGGCGACGCACGTGCCGCTGGGGATCGAGGGGGCGAAGGAACTGGTGATGGGAGGCGGCGGAAGCAAGTGA
- the acnA gene encoding aconitate hydratase AcnA — MGLIVPKSLDSFNARRTLKVGDAEYVYFNLIEAEKNGLTGVSQLPFSMKVLLENLLRNEDGRSVTKKSIEAVAEWLVDKGKAGVEIAYRPARVLMQDFTGVPAVVDLAAMRDGIKALGGDPEKINPLVPVDLVIDHSVIVDEFGSPMAFARNVELEYQRNEERYKFLKWGQQAFRNFRVVPPGTGICHQVNLEYLGQVVWTNDEDDELTAYPDTCVGTDSHTTMINGLGVLGWGVGGIEAEAAMLGQPVSMLLPEVIGFRLTGKLKEGITATDLVLTVTQMLRKKGVVGKFVEFFGPGLSSMTLADRATIGNMAPEYGATCGFFPVDGETLNYLTTSGRSDARIALVEAYSKAQGMWRHDGIADPVFTDTLELDLGEVVPSMAGPKRPEGRQALQDIAAGFAKAMETEYKKTIDVAKRYAVESTDYDLGHGDVVIAAITSCTNTSNPSVLIGAGLLARNANRLGLKQKPWVKTSLAPGSQVVAEYLEKAGLQKELDQIGFNLVGFGCTTCIGNSGPLPAPISKTINDKGLIAAAVLSGNRNFEGRVSPDVQANYLASPPLVVAYALAGTVTKDLTTEPIGEDRDGKPVYLRDIWPSTTEIQEFIAKNVTRELFARKYADVFKGDAYWQAVQAPSGQTYAWDDKSTYVQNPPYFVGMGKGFGKIGDIKGARILGLFGDKITTDHISPAGSIKAASPAGKYLTDHGVGVADFNQYGTRRGNHEVMMRGTFANIRIRNHMLGENGREGGYTIHYPSKEEMSIYDASMLYQQEKVPLVIFAGVEYGNGSSRDWAAKGTNLLGVKAVIAQSFERIHRSNLVGMGVIPFTFEEGTSWASLGLKGDETVEIDGIENIKPRQKMVAKITFADGTVKNVPVLCRIDTLDELDYFKNGGILQYVLRDLAA; from the coding sequence ATGGGATTGATCGTGCCTAAATCGCTCGACAGCTTCAACGCCCGACGCACGCTTAAGGTCGGGGACGCAGAATATGTCTACTTCAACCTGATCGAGGCGGAGAAGAACGGGCTGACCGGCGTCTCGCAGCTTCCTTTCTCGATGAAGGTGCTGCTGGAGAATCTGCTTCGCAACGAGGATGGCCGCTCGGTCACCAAGAAGTCGATCGAAGCCGTCGCTGAATGGCTGGTCGACAAGGGCAAGGCCGGCGTCGAGATCGCCTACCGTCCCGCCCGCGTGCTGATGCAGGACTTCACCGGCGTGCCGGCGGTTGTCGACCTCGCGGCGATGCGCGACGGCATCAAGGCCCTCGGCGGCGATCCCGAGAAGATCAACCCGCTGGTGCCGGTCGACCTCGTCATCGACCACTCGGTCATCGTCGACGAATTCGGCTCGCCGATGGCCTTTGCCCGCAACGTCGAGCTCGAATATCAGCGCAACGAAGAGCGCTACAAGTTCCTGAAATGGGGCCAGCAGGCGTTCCGCAACTTCCGCGTCGTGCCGCCCGGCACCGGCATCTGCCACCAGGTCAACCTCGAATATCTCGGCCAGGTGGTCTGGACGAACGACGAGGACGACGAACTGACCGCCTATCCCGACACCTGCGTCGGCACCGACTCGCACACCACCATGATCAACGGCCTCGGCGTTCTCGGCTGGGGCGTCGGCGGCATCGAGGCGGAGGCCGCGATGCTCGGCCAGCCGGTCTCCATGCTCCTGCCGGAAGTGATCGGCTTCCGCCTCACCGGCAAGCTCAAGGAAGGCATCACCGCCACCGACCTCGTGCTCACCGTCACCCAGATGCTGCGCAAGAAGGGCGTCGTCGGCAAGTTCGTCGAGTTCTTCGGCCCCGGCCTTTCCTCGATGACGCTGGCCGACCGCGCCACCATCGGCAACATGGCGCCGGAATATGGCGCCACCTGCGGCTTCTTCCCGGTCGACGGCGAGACGCTCAACTACCTCACCACCTCCGGCCGCTCGGATGCCCGCATCGCCCTGGTCGAAGCCTATTCGAAGGCCCAGGGCATGTGGCGTCATGACGGGATCGCCGATCCGGTGTTCACCGACACGCTGGAGCTGGATCTCGGCGAAGTCGTTCCGTCGATGGCCGGCCCGAAGCGTCCGGAAGGCCGCCAGGCGCTGCAGGACATCGCCGCCGGCTTCGCCAAGGCGATGGAAACCGAATACAAGAAGACCATCGATGTGGCGAAGCGCTACGCCGTCGAGAGCACCGACTACGATCTTGGCCACGGCGACGTGGTGATCGCCGCCATCACCTCCTGCACCAATACCTCCAACCCGTCGGTGCTGATCGGCGCGGGCCTGCTCGCCCGCAACGCCAATCGCCTCGGCCTCAAGCAGAAGCCGTGGGTCAAGACCTCACTCGCCCCCGGCTCGCAGGTCGTGGCCGAGTATCTCGAAAAGGCCGGCCTGCAGAAAGAGCTCGACCAGATCGGCTTCAACCTCGTCGGCTTCGGCTGCACCACCTGCATCGGCAATTCCGGCCCGCTGCCGGCGCCGATCTCGAAGACCATCAACGACAAGGGCCTGATCGCGGCCGCCGTGCTGTCCGGCAACCGCAACTTCGAAGGCCGCGTCTCTCCCGACGTGCAGGCGAACTATCTCGCCTCGCCGCCGCTGGTCGTCGCCTACGCGCTCGCCGGCACGGTCACCAAGGACCTGACCACCGAGCCGATCGGCGAGGACCGCGACGGCAAGCCGGTCTATCTCAGGGACATCTGGCCCTCGACCACCGAGATCCAGGAATTCATCGCCAAGAACGTCACCCGCGAACTGTTCGCCCGCAAATATGCCGACGTCTTCAAGGGCGACGCTTATTGGCAGGCCGTTCAGGCGCCGTCGGGCCAGACCTATGCGTGGGACGACAAGTCGACCTATGTGCAGAACCCGCCCTACTTCGTCGGCATGGGCAAGGGCTTCGGCAAGATTGGCGACATCAAGGGCGCCCGCATCCTCGGCCTGTTCGGCGACAAGATCACAACCGACCACATCTCGCCGGCCGGTTCGATCAAGGCAGCTTCGCCCGCCGGCAAGTACCTCACCGACCACGGCGTCGGCGTGGCCGACTTCAACCAGTACGGCACGCGCCGCGGCAACCACGAGGTGATGATGCGCGGCACCTTCGCCAACATCCGCATCCGCAATCACATGCTGGGCGAGAACGGCCGCGAGGGCGGCTACACGATCCACTATCCGTCGAAGGAGGAGATGTCGATCTACGACGCCTCGATGCTCTACCAGCAGGAAAAGGTGCCGCTCGTCATCTTCGCCGGCGTCGAATACGGCAACGGCTCGTCGCGCGACTGGGCCGCGAAGGGCACCAATCTGCTCGGCGTGAAGGCCGTCATCGCGCAGTCCTTCGAGCGCATCCATCGCTCGAACCTGGTCGGCATGGGCGTCATCCCCTTCACCTTCGAGGAAGGCACCTCCTGGGCCTCCCTCGGCCTCAAGGGCGACGAGACGGTCGAGATCGACGGGATCGAGAACATCAAGCCGCGGCAGAAGATGGTAGCGAAGATCACCTTCGCCGACGGCACGGTGAAGAACGTGCCGGTCCTCTGCCGCATCGATACGCTGGACGAGCTCGACTACTTCAAGAACGGCGGCATCCTGCAATACGTGCTGCGCGACCTCGCGGCATAG
- a CDS encoding DUF1223 domain-containing protein, which yields MILKSLGAAALTALSLFATNPICWAGERLAGVVELFTSQGCKSSPPADANLAELSRRGDVLTLGYHVGYWDYMGWRDTLANPDSTSRQDSYRKAFESRSIYTPQAVVNGRLHVNGAKRGEIEGALSSLGSAGKGLVVDVDVRKRGDSIVISTGDGSFGQKAHLTIVYYDFAHSVDITAGENSGRKVRYVNPVTGVQAAGMWHGKAAVFELPASEISKRGPGGFAVLLQMVRSDGSLGPILGAANFPQGSV from the coding sequence ATGATACTGAAGAGCCTTGGCGCCGCCGCTCTGACGGCGCTGTCGTTGTTTGCAACCAATCCGATCTGCTGGGCCGGCGAGCGCCTGGCCGGGGTGGTCGAACTGTTCACGAGCCAGGGCTGCAAGTCCTCGCCGCCGGCGGATGCCAATCTTGCCGAGCTGTCCCGGCGAGGCGACGTGCTCACCCTCGGCTACCATGTCGGCTACTGGGACTACATGGGCTGGCGCGATACGCTCGCCAACCCCGACAGCACCTCCCGCCAGGACAGTTATCGCAAGGCGTTCGAGAGCCGCTCCATCTATACGCCGCAGGCGGTGGTCAACGGCCGCCTGCACGTCAACGGCGCGAAACGGGGCGAAATCGAAGGCGCGCTGTCCTCGCTCGGCAGTGCGGGAAAAGGCCTCGTGGTCGATGTCGACGTCCGCAAGCGCGGCGACAGCATCGTGATTTCCACGGGAGACGGCAGCTTTGGGCAGAAGGCGCACTTGACCATCGTCTACTACGATTTCGCGCATTCCGTGGACATCACGGCGGGCGAGAACAGCGGCAGGAAGGTGCGCTACGTGAACCCCGTCACCGGCGTCCAGGCCGCAGGCATGTGGCACGGCAAAGCGGCGGTGTTCGAGCTGCCGGCGAGCGAGATCTCCAAGCGCGGTCCGGGAGGCTTCGCAGTCCTCCTGCAGATGGTGCGCAGCGACGGCTCGCTCGGGCCGATCCTCGGTGCGGCGAACTTCCCGCAAGGCAGCGTCTAA
- a CDS encoding DUF2794 domain-containing protein — MVERSAGGEGDDDSVILIPLSDVRRQRMDIPVTFDRRELDLILRLYGRMVAANEWRDYAIDHMSDRAVFSVFRRTSETPLYRIVKDPSLARRQGAYSVVAASGMILKRGHELARVLTVFDKTLKLVEA; from the coding sequence ATGGTCGAACGCAGCGCCGGCGGGGAGGGCGATGACGACTCCGTAATATTGATTCCGCTGTCGGACGTGCGCCGCCAGCGAATGGACATCCCGGTAACGTTCGACAGGCGCGAACTCGATCTGATTCTCAGGCTTTACGGACGGATGGTCGCCGCCAACGAATGGCGTGACTACGCCATCGACCACATGAGCGACCGGGCCGTCTTCTCGGTCTTCCGACGCACCAGCGAGACCCCGCTCTACAGGATCGTCAAGGACCCGTCGCTGGCCCGCCGCCAAGGCGCCTATTCGGTCGTCGCGGCCTCGGGCATGATCCTGAAGCGCGGCCACGAACTGGCCCGCGTGCTGACCGTCTTCGACAAGACGCTGAAGCTGGTGGAAGCCTAA
- a CDS encoding GNAT family N-acetyltransferase, which yields MTLDIRPAMPDDLPAIAAIYADAVTHGAASYELEAPSLEEMRSRYQGLVSAGYPYFVAAEGNTILGYAYAGPFRPRRAYRFMVEDSIYLAPESQGKGIGSLLLARLVAECTRLGFRQIAAVIGDGERNLASIRLHEKAGFRHAGVLEGSGYKHGRWLDTVFMQLTMNGGKDLPPDPESLPGRMV from the coding sequence ATGACCCTCGACATCCGTCCCGCCATGCCCGACGACCTGCCTGCGATCGCCGCCATCTACGCCGATGCGGTAACGCATGGCGCGGCGAGCTACGAGCTGGAGGCGCCCAGCCTCGAGGAGATGCGAAGCCGCTATCAGGGTCTCGTCTCGGCCGGGTATCCGTATTTCGTCGCCGCGGAGGGCAACACCATCCTCGGCTATGCCTATGCCGGGCCGTTCAGGCCGCGCCGCGCCTATCGCTTCATGGTCGAGGATTCGATCTATCTCGCGCCCGAATCGCAGGGAAAAGGCATCGGCAGCCTGCTGCTCGCGCGGCTCGTCGCGGAATGCACCCGGCTCGGCTTCCGACAGATCGCGGCAGTGATCGGCGACGGAGAGCGCAACCTCGCCTCCATACGCCTGCACGAGAAGGCGGGTTTCCGTCATGCCGGCGTGCTGGAAGGCTCAGGCTACAAGCACGGCCGCTGGCTCGACACCGTCTTCATGCAGCTGACGATGAACGGCGGCAAGGATCTGCCGCCCGATCCCGAATCGCTTCCCGGGCGGATGGTCTAG
- a CDS encoding Bax inhibitor-1/YccA family protein, whose protein sequence is MADLRNYQMRAGAGTRVDTGIDEGLRAYMLKVYNLMALGLAITGLAALGTMMLATTNDPAAAAATLGNGKMLTALGTALYGSPLRWVVMLAPLGMVFFLSARIHTLSVSAAQTMFWVFAALMGLSLSSIFLVYTSASIVQTFFITAASFGALSLFGYTTKRDLTGMGSFLIMGVFGLIIAMIVNIFLASPALQFAISAIGVLIFAGLTAYDTQKIKEMYFEGDEVLVAGRKAIMGALTLYLDFINLFSFLLSFLGNRE, encoded by the coding sequence ATGGCTGACCTTCGGAACTACCAGATGCGTGCCGGCGCGGGCACCCGCGTCGACACCGGCATCGACGAGGGCCTGCGCGCCTATATGCTCAAGGTTTACAACCTTATGGCGCTCGGGCTCGCGATTACCGGTCTGGCGGCGCTCGGCACGATGATGCTCGCCACCACCAATGATCCCGCCGCCGCCGCGGCCACCCTCGGCAACGGCAAGATGCTGACCGCGCTCGGCACCGCTCTCTACGGCTCGCCGCTGCGCTGGGTCGTGATGCTCGCCCCGCTCGGCATGGTCTTCTTCCTGAGCGCGCGCATCCACACGCTGTCGGTCTCGGCGGCTCAGACGATGTTCTGGGTCTTCGCCGCGCTGATGGGCCTGTCGCTGTCGTCGATCTTCCTGGTCTACACCTCGGCCTCGATCGTGCAGACCTTCTTCATCACGGCGGCCTCGTTCGGCGCGCTCTCGCTGTTCGGCTATACGACCAAGCGCGACCTGACCGGCATGGGCTCGTTCCTGATCATGGGCGTGTTCGGCCTGATCATCGCGATGATCGTGAACATCTTCCTCGCCTCGCCGGCGCTGCAGTTCGCGATCTCGGCGATCGGCGTGCTGATCTTCGCAGGCCTGACGGCCTACGACACGCAGAAGATCAAGGAGATGTATTTCGAGGGTGACGAAGTGCTGGTCGCCGGCCGCAAGGCCATCATGGGCGCGCTGACGCTCTATCTCGACTTCATCAACCTGTTCTCGTTCCTGCTGTCGTTCCTCGGCAACCGCGAGTAA